From the Macaca nemestrina isolate mMacNem1 chromosome 7, mMacNem.hap1, whole genome shotgun sequence genome, one window contains:
- the LOC105472852 gene encoding putative coiled-coil domain-containing protein 196 isoform X2, translated as MTSGANSPGSYLPSKIRSSKIDDNYLKELNEDLMLRKQELLEMLKPLEDKNNLLFQKLMSNLEEKQRSLQIMRQIMAGKGCEESSVMELLKEAEEMKQNLERKNKMLQKEMEMLWNKTFEAEELSDQQKAPQIKNKADLQDGKAPKSPSSPRKTESELEKSFAEKVKDIRKEKQQRKMEWVKYQEQNNILQNDFHGKVIQLRIEALKNYQKANDLNLSLYLQQNFEPIQAFLNLPGSQGTMGTTTMDRVTTGRNEHQVRILGAKIYTEQQGTKGTQPDDAGGRLFFLRSLSDEALKN; from the exons ATGACAAGTGGTGCAAACTCTCCAGGATCTTACCTGCCCTCAAAAATAAG AAGTTCTAAAATAGATGACAACTACTTGAAGGAATTAAATGAGGACTTAATGCTAAGGAAGCAGGAACTGCTAGAGATGCTCAAACCTCTAGAAGATAAAAACAACCTCTTATTCCAGAAGTTAATGTCTAACTTGGaggaaaaacaaaggag TCTTCAGATCATGAGGCAGATCATGGCAGGGAAGGGGTGTGAGGAATCCTCGGTCATGGAGCTCCTTAAGGAAGCAGAGGAGATGAAACAGAACCTG gaaaggaaaaacaagatgCTTCAGAAGGAAATGGAGATGCTATGGAACAAG ACATTCGAGGCAGAAGAACTCAGTGATCAACAAAAAGCACCACAGATAAAAAACAAGGCAGACTTGCAGGATGGAAAG GCTCCCAAATCCCCCTCATCACCTAGGAAGACTGAGAGTGAACTGGAGAAATCATTTGCAGAGAAAGTGAAGGATATAAGGAAG GAAAAGCAACAGAGGAAAATGGAATGGGTCAAGTATCAGGAACAAAACAACATCCTTCAG AATGATTTTCATGGTAAAGTGATTCAGCTGAGAATTGAAGCCTTGAAGAACTACCAGAAGGCCAATGACCTGAACTTATCACTGTATTTGCAGCAGAATTTTGAGCCAATACAAGCATTTTTAAATCTTCCTGGGTCCCAAG GTACTATGGGCACTACAACTATGGACAGAGTGACTACTGGCAGAAATGAACACCAGGTG AGAATTCTGGGAGCAAAGATCTACACAGAACAACAAGGAACTAAAGGAACTCAGCCTGATGATGCAGGAGGGAGGCTCTTTTTTCTGAGGTCACTGTCAGATGAAGCACTGAAGAATTAG
- the LOC105472852 gene encoding putative coiled-coil domain-containing protein 196 isoform X1, protein MTSGANSPGSYLPSKIRSSKIDDNYLKELNEDLMLRKQELLEMLKPLEDKNNLLFQKLMSNLEEKQRSLQIMRQIMAGKGCEESSVMELLKEAEEMKQNLERKNKMLQKEMEMLWNKTFEAEELSDQQKAPQIKNKADLQDGKAPKSPSSPRKTESELEKSFAEKVKDIRKEKQQRKMEWVKYQEQNNILQNDFHGKVIQLRIEALKNYQKANDLNLSLYLQQNFEPIQAFLNLPGSQVTN, encoded by the exons ATGACAAGTGGTGCAAACTCTCCAGGATCTTACCTGCCCTCAAAAATAAG AAGTTCTAAAATAGATGACAACTACTTGAAGGAATTAAATGAGGACTTAATGCTAAGGAAGCAGGAACTGCTAGAGATGCTCAAACCTCTAGAAGATAAAAACAACCTCTTATTCCAGAAGTTAATGTCTAACTTGGaggaaaaacaaaggag TCTTCAGATCATGAGGCAGATCATGGCAGGGAAGGGGTGTGAGGAATCCTCGGTCATGGAGCTCCTTAAGGAAGCAGAGGAGATGAAACAGAACCTG gaaaggaaaaacaagatgCTTCAGAAGGAAATGGAGATGCTATGGAACAAG ACATTCGAGGCAGAAGAACTCAGTGATCAACAAAAAGCACCACAGATAAAAAACAAGGCAGACTTGCAGGATGGAAAG GCTCCCAAATCCCCCTCATCACCTAGGAAGACTGAGAGTGAACTGGAGAAATCATTTGCAGAGAAAGTGAAGGATATAAGGAAG GAAAAGCAACAGAGGAAAATGGAATGGGTCAAGTATCAGGAACAAAACAACATCCTTCAG AATGATTTTCATGGTAAAGTGATTCAGCTGAGAATTGAAGCCTTGAAGAACTACCAGAAGGCCAATGACCTGAACTTATCACTGTATTTGCAGCAGAATTTTGAGCCAATACAAGCATTTTTAAATCTTCCTGGGTCCCAAG tCACGAATTGA